From the Lolium rigidum isolate FL_2022 chromosome 2, APGP_CSIRO_Lrig_0.1, whole genome shotgun sequence genome, one window contains:
- the LOC124688781 gene encoding 60S ribosomal protein L23 — translation MSKRGRGGSAGNKFRMSLGLPVAATINCADNTGAKNLYIISVKGIKGRLNRLPSACVGDMVMATVKKGKPDLRKKVMPAVVVRQRKPWRRKDGVFMYFEDNAGVIVNPKGEMKGSAITGPIGKECADLWPRIASAANAIV, via the exons ATGTCGAAGCGAG GGCGCGGAGGTTCCGCTGGTAACAAGTTCCGGATGTCGCTGGGTCTGCCAGTGGCAGCCACCATCAACTGCGCTGATAACACTGGAGCCAAGAATCTGTACATCATTTCAGTGAAGGGAATCAAGGGACGCCTTAACAGGCTTCCTTCTGCCTGTGTTGGTGACATGGTGATGGCCACTGTGAAGAAAGGAAAGCCTGACCTGAGGAAGAAGGTCATGCCAGCTGTTGTCGTGAGGCAGCGCAAGCCATGGCGCCGAAAGGATGGTGTCTTCATGTACTTTGAAG ACAATGCTGGAGTCATTGTGAACCCGAAGGGAGAGATGAAAG GTTCTGCCATCACTGGACCTATCGGCAAGGAGTGTGCTGATCTGTGGCCCAGGATCGCCAGCGCGGCGAATGCAATTGTCTAA